From a single Rutidosis leptorrhynchoides isolate AG116_Rl617_1_P2 chromosome 5, CSIRO_AGI_Rlap_v1, whole genome shotgun sequence genomic region:
- the LOC139849799 gene encoding uncharacterized protein, with translation MDLEKAGESRMLQLNELDELRLDAYASSVSYKEKTKRWHDARLRDKKEFSPGDKVLDFNLRFKFSPEKLKSRWTGPYEVKKAFLTGYVELIGNGNTFKVNGHRLKLYYDGVEANEYDDITLYPKS, from the coding sequence ATGGACTTGGAGAAAGCAGGTGAAAGTAGGATGTTGCAAttgaatgagttggatgagttgaggtTAGACGCATATGCGAGTTCGGTCTCATATAAAGAGAAAACAAAACGGTGGCACGATGCCCGTTTAAGAGATAAGAAGGAGTTTTCTCCGGGGGATAAGGTTCTTGATTTCAATTTGCGTTTTAAATTTTCCCCCGAAAAGTTGAAGTCCCGTTGGACGGGACCTTATGAGGTGAAGAAAGCATTCCTGACTGGTTATGTTGAGTTAATCGGGAATGGGAACacgtttaaggtgaatggtcatcgttTAAAGCTCTATTATGATGGAGTTGAGGCTAACGAGTATGATGACATCACCTTGTACCCGAAAAGCTAA